The Diadema setosum chromosome 8, eeDiaSeto1, whole genome shotgun sequence genome includes the window ATACCGTCTGATACCATTGTGCGTCATGAGATTTGGTTaatactatctttttttttcttttagagaaacaaaacaaaaacagtactTTAAATTTACTCTGACAGCAGTGTCGTTTACACTGAAGACAAAATGCTGTTGGTAAAATGATATTTCTCGAAATAATCGCGTTTAAGTGAATTTGGCTACGCTTTCtaattgtttttctctcttctctctctctctgtctttggttttctatgtctttttttttctttttttatctcccctctctttctttttctttttattcccctcgtttctctctctctctctcttttttaatttcttaatgTGTAAATACATGAAAAGTGACAAGCAAAAACAGGTCAACCGTCACATAACAGCCATCCTGTTTTTGTGCAGTATGTGTAACGCCTGTTCAATGCGAGATTGACTATTTTAGCAGACGCTCACAGTTTTTCATCTACACCATTGTCACCCTCATCACAAACATATTATTGTAATCGTACAGCAAGAATCTACTacagttcagttcatttcagtTGTGTTTATCTGTTAgaatttatatttaaaaaaaatcgaacaAACAGAATGCAAGAGGTTTGACACAAATTGGACTGAAAACAAGAAAGTTCTGGAATTTGAAAAATATCATTATGATCTATGCTGTCAAGACAGAGCTATAGATTCATCTGGCCCCACTTATCCAAGTATGGACATAAGATGACAAAGCTAAATCCCATTACTTCCCCCACTCAgtttgtaaaaaaacaaacaaacaaacataaacaaaacttaatgtttctttatattatttcaGTAACTACAAACAACTCCCTCATTGAAACCCTCTCTATGTCACGACTGTAATACAATTGATTTGAAGTGAAGGATATAATCATTGTTACTCGtgattgtttgtgttttttgtttgttttacaggTGGCACTGTCATTGTGTATTTGTGACAAACTCTATAAAACATACATTGCAGCTTACTTCAAGGCAATGGGGACAGCCATTCTCCTTTACTATCccccttcctctctctttctctcctctaccaacttatatatatatttgataagTTGTATTCAGTCATAACAATATTCCACCAATCATTAAAGAGAATGTCATGATATATCACATtccattttggaaaaaaatacatgaaatatgtTATATAGATTGCAATGTATCATTAAAACAAGGTGGAGGGGTCTACCGGGACGCTAAGCTTGTAAGATATAGACCCCCTTACGATGaaagatatatgatatatatatatatatatatatatattcatatcaatattccacaaaatattGAAGAAAATGTCATGATATATCACACATAATATGTAGGCATATCGGGCGTTATAAACAGTAACTTAAAACTGAAgataaggaaagaaagaaagaaagaaatggaaatacCCGACTTTGACAAGAACACAAACAGCAGaactctttatttcattcatcgcaaagaaaCGAAAACAGGTCACCTATAAGTAATCTGACagcaaaaataataaatattgGACACTTGGTTTAATGGCCTCCGTTTGAGgattaaaagagcaaacacGAACATGAtattcattgcaactgattgacaaattgccctacatcgacgtaaataagcactgaattgatcagtgttttagtagtagccatgataaaaatcatgggcgtacatattcgagcaggattcgaacctacgacctcctgatcaccggacaggcgtcatctccactagaccaccgagctttcgcccgacagcaagtgttggttctaatccttatagcatgcagcgggtactgctttgttattcaaattcatgaaaattcttccgtcgagtagggcaatttgtcaatcagttgcaatgaaaacatcaactcgacggaagaatttcatgaatttgaataacaaagcagtacccgctgcatgctataaggattagaaccaacacttgctgtcgggcgaaatttcatgaatttgaacgaACATAATATATTGACATTTTCACACATAAGAGCCAGTTCCTTTGCAATTCTATAATTCTATACTTTTGTAACGTGTTGAAATGATTACGCTgcaaatgtatttcaaaagtaCATGTTTATCATTTACATATGCTGGAGCAATCGTAGAATAACCAATTTCCAAACGATAATAATATATTGCAGCTTTTATTTTGCCACGCTTCGTTCGactttggttttggtttttgtatgcttcttcgttctttttttttctatagccAGAGTTTATGATGGTATTAACGAGGAAATCAAGCAACAATCAAGCTTCAAAAGATCACAGTAACCATTGCAGCtagcaaacatacaaaaacaatgttgctcttcatttttttaacaacaaTCATTATCTATACACATGCACATTTCAACAGTTTAATTGACCGTTGTGTTAGGACACCATATTGCCGAAGAAGGTAGTAAGAAAGTTCTTCACGATTTTCAAACGgtctgataattttttttttaattgtcacaTGGATCACATAAATATTCACTGTCATTACTTTGTTCAGATTGAAAGTATTCTTATATTAATTTTCCGTGATATATCGTAATTAAAGTAGATGCTTGGCAATACTTATGTGAaacacaatttcatgataatCGATGGAAGATGAAAACAGGTAAGCGACCAAAGTATATTATTTCAGTTTTCTGTTCTCCAAGTTAAATCATCGTTTTGACAACAAACTGTGGAGTAAATACTCATACTAGATGCTTATCGTGATTTTTATTACTTTACTTTTTCGGAACGATGGTGTAAGTTTTAGCCTCTTCATCGATCAGGAGGGAAATCCTCGACTGGTTTTGATCCTTCCCATATATAGCCTGACTAATCTCATTCAATATCTTAATGTGATATTCGAAATTCTATGGGACATAGGTCCCTATACACACACCACATGGCAGGAAGAGGGAAAACTGCTTGAGACCAAGGACCTATAAATGCAGTGTTACCCTTCTCGtaattaaatacatgtacacaattaATTCTTACGATTCTCGTCTAGCTTATTCTTAAAAACATTAACAGAGCTCGCCGAGACTACATCTTctggaagagaattccacacatCGAccactctgtctgtctgttgacaaaaaaaaaagtatttcctCACATCCATTGTAGCAtaccctgtttttttttcaaacttcattGAGTGACCATAAGTTCTCCCACCACTTTAACGACACAACATGTCAAACTTAGTGTGAACCTGATATTGACCGGGCAAATATTTATACACATCAATCATCAATCACTGCAAGTCAAGCATATGTACATAAAATACACAGAATCTTATGACGCAACGTATGGAGAATGCGCTCAACGTAGTAATTGTCATTCCAGACAGATTTGCTATAAAACCATGCCTGAAGTGACTCAAGTACAATACAATGATATTATTGTCTAATATGTCAAAACTATAGAgggtgaaaatgaaaaatcttgtgttttgatttgatcAGATGAACAATCTGTTCTGCAAACATTTTTCAGTACAAAATATTCGGATTGTGGACTAGGCTTTAGCGACAGAACCTTCTCCTTATGTTTAGTATCCGCCTACACAACCTACCCAGTCGGTTTtcgcatgtaggcctatactctgGGTGGTGGGATTGTACGAAAATATTGGCGGTAGACGGAGAGATCGCATATCAACTTTGATCTGCAAGCGTTTGCCCCTGTAGGAAACACTCGATGTGATCGGCACATCCTGCAATGTGCTTGGAATTTCCGGAAAGTGATGCGCGTGCGTCGCAAATTTTGCTGGCGACGTCGGCTTTATGTACAAGCCTTCCTCAGATCTTGGGCGCAGCGAAACTGATTCGCTGTGGAGAACGTCGTGTAGAGCTGGATGCCACGCCAAGAGTCGCACGCTTGGGAAcgcttctctctccctctcagcCCCAGTGGGGCGATAGTCAATGATGTCCTGTGCACTGGCGACTGCTGCTATATGCCTATTAAAGTTTACGCCTTCTGTCTCGCATGTGGACCTTGTTTCTGCGGATTTGCAGATAACCGGAGTCGCAACCTCAAAACGCATTCTAGTTCctgttataggcctacttcgCGGGCTAACCCTCTGCAAATTCGAGGGGTCCATTTGCACTCTCGCCGGAGACAGTTCTGGCTTGACGCTTCGACGGCTGCTATTCCGTTCATATATTTCGCTTTCGCTGCCGTCCTCCTTTTGACGCCCATCATTGTCAAGAGATAAAACGGAACAACTGTCTCTTTCCCTCAGGGAATCAGCTGTGTCAGCCTTAGGACTGGTGCATTCAGAGACTCTCGTAGTGCTCGCTCGACTCTGGTTTGTACGCTTATGGAGATTGATAGAAAGGTCAAAGTCATCACTAGCTTCAAGGTCTCTcgattgtttttttaaagcctTCGATGTCAAATCCATCGTTTGACCAGTGACTTTTAAGTTATCGCGCCCTGCCTTGCCCAAGCGAAGAACGGGTGCGGATCCGTAGAACCTCTTCGGTGATCGGACGAGAGGGGGCGCTGTACGACCACTGAATGCGCCATGCTCGAAACGATTCGATCGGAGTCGCGGCACTCGCTGGTAGATCTCGGTCTCCGACAGACGGTCGAGGTCAACCTCCCTGTCGAGTTTCTCGGAGCGAACAGAAGTCTGATCGTCTCCCTGGCTCTCATCTGATATGAAttaaaagagaaagacagaTGTTACCTTTACTTTCTGCATGCTAATTGGACAaagtgcgaaaatttcagcgtaCAACTTTGTCGGAGGTTGTGAAAAATAAATCCAACATTGCGTATAGTGACTCACAGACAAAGTAGTAGTTACCTTCTACGCACTCAGGGAGTGTCGGTGCAAGATAGACGTAGTCTGCGACAGCCAGAAAATGTAATGAATACTGAACTTTTGAGTGCAGTCCCACACCATGTACATACTTCAATAAGATTAGAGTTTATCGCATCAAAGAGAATGACAGACTTATCATTAAAATCGGAAATGGGATAAGAAAGCAATGTGCTTTCAAAGTTTCACATGTATTCGCTAATATGCAACTTGGAAGAAGACGTACTGCCATACTCTCCAAATGGTTGGTACTAGAAATGATATTAGAATCATATTTTAGTCGCTTATTTAGCAGCGGCAATCTCCCCCTTAAAGTCGTCGTTGCTGTGTTATATCAAGACTACAGTACAATAGTTTGATACGACGAATGAAATCTTATTCCCATTCATTTGATGTGAAAACAGGTAACTTTGTGGATAGTTCAGAATTGCCTTGATTAATGTCTAAATAACCGCTGATGGCATAAATGTGGATATGATACAGACTGATTTTGGCGCTTAAAACGAATTACTATGATGACGTGGCTTATTGTTCATTGAACCAGAACTTTCATTATTatttacctggaaacattgtgTTTGATTGACGATGAAATGAATATGTTGATGAAAATGGAGTAGTTCTCTGACATCCCTCTCTTGTACGTCAAACACAGTGTATGTTTTGATACAGATTATCATTCATCCAGTCGTTGTGTGAACTCCAAAATTATTATAAATCACAAGTCGAATAGAAACTTACGTCGTGCGACGTTTCGATCATTCTTTCACTGGAAGGACGCCAGAAGAAGTTGATTGTTAATCGGCGAAACGTCGCACGACGTAAGTTTCCGTTCCTGTTTTGTGATTTATGATAACTTTGTAGTTTACAGTGTATGTTCGTTTGTtttgattgaaagaaaaatacgaATGACTGCATTATTATCTTTACTTCTTACCCTGAGCGTAATCTACGAATGCACGTAGGTAATGATCATTTACCTTTTGGTTCGGTGCAGCTGCGATCGTCACGTACCGCTGTGATGTTACTGGGATGCATAAACTCTTCGCAGCCATCGGCTTTTCCGGACACGATCTCCGGGGCTAATTTCCCTAATGGTTTCTCGTAAGTTGCCGAAGTCTCTCCCATAACCCGAGTCCCGTCGCCGCTGTAGTGGCTCCGGTCTACCGTTGCTTTGAGATGCTCGGGACCGTAGGGTTTGGTGAGCTGTTTCTTCGTCGCCAAGACGGGCAGCGTGCAGCCCTGCTCCGATGTAGGAATGCTGGAAAATGTTTCCCCGCGAACGCCCCACTTCAGGAACGGCATTGTCCAGCGATGACGTTGAGAATCCCTCGATAAATTATTTACCTTCATCAAACTCTGCTGCAGACGAGTATTGTTCCAATCGTAGAGGTCAAGGCAGAAAACTCGTGACGTAACGATCGAGCTGGAATATCAGTGAATATCCATTTGCCAGAATGATAATTCATTATCTAGTTTCTATTTCACGATTCGAGTTTTCACGCGTAGGAGAAAACGGCGAGCCGCACTCTTTGTTCTGCTGATGGATCAACTTGATAACGTCGTATCAAATCTATAAGCGATAACATTCATTTCCCGGTGGAGCACTCTTTTAACAGTCCTTGTCCAACAAAAGAGCAATAATGTCGACCAAAATGCTGGCGCTTCATGTATCATAATGCTAACTCAAAAAAGGGGGAACCATCGTAACGCTTCTAAAAACAAATTCACCGGCTGCGCGAGCGTACTGGCAGTGAGAGAGATAAAAACGACCATTCTCCGTTAATTATGTGTTGATCTTTTATCCTAATGTCTGTCAATCGGCAGACTGAAAGGTATCTCTCTGTTACTCAATTAACGACTGTCATCACAGTCACAATTCACTCCGTCTTCATCACCCGGGCGTATCACTTTGAATGGGACTATTCATTTAGCACTGCCTTGATTGACGTCACACTCATCTCAGAATCCCAGAATCACTGTATTGTTTAAACTCTGACCGATCTCTACAAACCCGCGCTTTTGCCGGATGGCCAGAGGCGTGTGAATATTCACGCATACGACAACCCTCATGCAATAGTCAATCCTGTGTAGCCAACAACTTTTAACTATGGTTTTAGCAATCTAAGAAGTCCGTTGAACTGATTGGCACCTGCCCTGTGGTATAAGCGGACAGCCCCAAGACCGGCAGGGGGAACAATAGGCACCTTGCTGACCGTAGCCTGTCCTTCACGTCCGGAAACAATAAGACCGCAAGATCAAGCACAATAAGATGTGAAAGCCCCTAATGATAAATGGCTGGAGAGATTGAGCGAAGGGAAGGCACTTGAACACCTCCATGATTTCGTTTAATTCACGCCATTTAATGTTGCCCTTACAATGTTGACCATATACGATGTAAGTGTGTCGTGGAAGAATCTTGAATTCTGCGATGTTTTGCCGCCATTATCTTTGGGTCGCTATGGTTACCTGGCTTAAGAGTCTTACCGTAGCAAGTCTTCCACAGAACAAAATACGCACCAATTGGTTGTGGGCTTCTCCTTGCCCTTTTCACGTCACTTTATACGATGTGTGTGAAGGTTGTGGAGATAGCAATGCTGTAAACACTTTTCCAAGCtgctgcgaaaaaaaaaaatgtgtaggaCTTACATCTCTGTTTACGATACCTATGTTACACATTAACACATtgatatattcttttttctgtaCTGATTCGCATTACAATGTCATAGCACCATGGTATAATGGTTAAGACACTGTATTTGTAAAAAGAAGGTCTAAGGTTCGATTGTTTTCG containing:
- the LOC140231737 gene encoding uncharacterized protein, translating into MPFLKWGVRGETFSSIPTSEQGCTLPVLATKKQLTKPYGPEHLKATVDRSHYSGDGTRVMGETSATYEKPLGKLAPEIVSGKADGCEEFMHPSNITAVRDDRSCTEPKDESQGDDQTSVRSEKLDREVDLDRLSETEIYQRVPRLRSNRFEHGAFSGRTAPPLVRSPKRFYGSAPVLRLGKAGRDNLKVTGQTMDLTSKALKKQSRDLEASDDFDLSINLHKRTNQSRASTTRVSECTSPKADTADSLRERDSCSVLSLDNDGRQKEDGSESEIYERNSSRRSVKPELSPARVQMDPSNLQRVSPRSRPITGTRMRFEVATPVICKSAETRSTCETEGVNFNRHIAAVASAQDIIDYRPTGAEREREAFPSVRLLAWHPALHDVLHSESVSLRPRSEEGLYIKPTSPAKFATHAHHFPEIPSTLQDVPITSSVSYRGKRLQIKVDMRSLRLPPIFSYNPTTQSIGLHAKTDWVGCVGGY